One Acetobacterium sp. KB-1 DNA segment encodes these proteins:
- a CDS encoding prepilin peptidase → MPGSSIVQAVLFFCLMGCAVCTDIKKREIPTAIWSSMALISLIDFNAVHLFGILAALPLLIAAMMSPSGIGGGDIKIVATVGLVIGFWKALIGMAIGLSLVIIFHGALKIIYRITSKEYGRRAYPLAPFLALGYTCVYFV, encoded by the coding sequence ATGCCGGGTAGCAGCATCGTTCAAGCGGTGCTGTTTTTTTGTTTGATGGGATGTGCAGTCTGTACTGATATCAAAAAAAGAGAAATTCCAACAGCCATATGGTCATCGATGGCGCTGATATCACTGATTGATTTTAATGCTGTTCATCTGTTCGGCATATTGGCAGCACTCCCATTACTCATTGCAGCTATGATGAGTCCGTCAGGTATTGGCGGTGGAGATATTAAGATTGTAGCTACAGTCGGACTTGTTATCGGCTTTTGGAAAGCACTGATTGGGATGGCCATTGGACTGAGTCTAGTGATAATTTTTCATGGAGCATTAAAAATAATTTATAGAATCACGAGCAAGGAGTATGGGCGCAGGGCGTATCCGCTAGCGCCTTTTCTCGCTCTTGGCTATACATGTGTCTATTTCGTATAA
- a CDS encoding resolvase, producing MEAKNAYAADKIIMTDMCDSLICESIYGGFIMNCPDQNLCQEIITHLAPIQMGEVEPKDFPVATREELQALWDDEEASVMQAEIRML from the coding sequence TTGGAAGCTAAGAATGCTTATGCAGCTGACAAGATTATTATGACGGATATGTGTGACAGCCTAATTTGTGAATCTATTTATGGCGGATTTATTATGAATTGTCCTGATCAGAATCTATGTCAAGAAATCATCACTCATTTGGCTCCTATACAAATGGGAGAAGTGGAACCGAAAGATTTCCCAGTGGCGACAAGAGAAGAACTGCAAGCACTTTGGGATGATGAAGAAGCATCTGTAATGCAGGCTGAAATTAGAATGTTGTGA
- a CDS encoding DUF4314 domain-containing protein encodes MAFFIATKRNGGIRFVHDNQEIKQHGGIANMNGFKSRREVESIKEQYPVGTRIELIGMDDPYAPIESGTQGTVEIVDDAGTLHMKWDNGRTLGIVPGEDQFKVITKPSEETMDNEQKQGMGGMNM; translated from the coding sequence GTGGCTTTTTTTATTGCCACAAAACGAAATGGAGGGATTAGATTTGTACATGACAATCAAGAAATCAAACAACATGGAGGTATCGCTAATATGAACGGATTTAAATCTCGAAGAGAAGTTGAAAGCATCAAAGAGCAGTACCCTGTAGGCACTCGAATTGAACTCATCGGTATGGATGATCCATATGCACCTATTGAGTCTGGGACACAGGGAACCGTTGAAATTGTTGACGATGCAGGTACACTTCACATGAAATGGGATAATGGTAGAACACTGGGCATCGTTCCTGGGGAAGATCAGTTCAAAGTAATTACAAAGCCTTCTGAGGAAACAATGGACAATGAGCAAAAGCAAGGTATGGGAGGAATGAACATGTAA